From a single Streptomyces liliifuscus genomic region:
- a CDS encoding peptidase inhibitor family I36 protein produces MAQGTAFADTHNSSDTKGSTGRCASSHVCLYFNSGQTGAKFSVAYDKNNANVTAAIPNLANYRFDSSGSGAGQTVKNNAASAEINGLNCSMWVYYSSNYGGNVDWLAGNSYGQLWYTYNENASLKAGCP; encoded by the coding sequence GTGGCGCAGGGTACTGCGTTCGCCGACACGCACAACTCGTCCGACACGAAGGGGAGCACCGGCCGGTGCGCCTCGAGTCACGTATGCCTCTACTTCAACTCCGGCCAGACCGGTGCGAAGTTCAGCGTCGCCTATGACAAGAACAACGCCAATGTGACGGCTGCGATACCGAATCTCGCCAACTACCGCTTCGACTCTTCTGGTTCCGGTGCGGGACAGACGGTGAAGAACAACGCGGCGTCGGCTGAGATCAACGGCCTCAACTGTTCCATGTGGGTCTACTACAGCAGCAACTACGGCGGGAATGTCGACTGGCTGGCTGGAAACTCCTACGGGCAGCTCTGGTACACGTACAACGAGAACGCCTCTCTGAAGGCCGGTTGCCCGTAA